The proteins below are encoded in one region of Pseudomonas entomophila L48:
- a CDS encoding DUF4389 domain-containing protein produces MNDTPERAQRESIILRVLWMLVFLVVWQLAELLLGGLVLVQLVYRLIYGAPSASLMNFGDSLSQYLAQIGRFGSFHTDSKPWPFADWPAPRAPEGETPHAVAPAPHPVRDEEPKL; encoded by the coding sequence ATGAACGATACCCCGGAGCGCGCCCAGCGCGAGTCGATCATCCTGCGGGTGCTGTGGATGCTGGTGTTCCTGGTGGTCTGGCAACTGGCTGAGTTGCTGCTTGGTGGCCTGGTGCTGGTCCAGCTGGTCTACCGGCTGATCTACGGCGCCCCCAGCGCCAGCCTGATGAACTTCGGCGACAGCCTCAGCCAGTACCTGGCGCAGATCGGCCGTTTCGGCAGCTTCCACACCGACAGCAAGCCCTGGCCGTTCGCCGACTGGCCGGCGCCACGCGCCCCTGAAGGCGAAACGCCCCATGCCGTGGCCCCGGCACCGCACCCAGTGC
- a CDS encoding NAD(P)H-dependent glycerol-3-phosphate dehydrogenase translates to MTEQQPVAVLGGGSFGTAVANLLAENGHPVRQWMRDPAQAESMRVNRENPRYLKGIRLHDGVQPVNDLLATLQGSELIFVALPSSALRSVLAPHAELLRGKGLVSLTKGIEAHTFKLMSQILEEIAPEARIGVLSGPNLAREIAEHALTATVVASEDEALCRQVQEVLHGRTFRVYASTDRFGVELGGALKNVYAIIAGMAVALGMGENTKSMLITRALAEMTRFAVSQGANPMTFLGLAGVGDLIVTCSSPKSRNYQVGHALGQGLTLEEAVSRLGEVAEGVNTLKVLKAKAQEVQVYMPLVAGLHAILFEGRTLNQVIEHLMRAEPKTDVDFISTSGFN, encoded by the coding sequence ATGACTGAACAGCAACCTGTTGCAGTTCTTGGAGGCGGCAGCTTTGGCACCGCCGTGGCGAACCTGCTGGCGGAAAACGGCCATCCGGTACGCCAGTGGATGCGCGACCCGGCCCAGGCCGAGTCGATGCGCGTCAATCGCGAGAATCCGCGTTATCTCAAGGGCATTCGCCTGCATGACGGCGTGCAGCCGGTCAACGACCTGCTTGCCACGCTGCAGGGCAGCGAGCTGATCTTCGTCGCCTTGCCCTCCAGCGCCTTGCGCAGCGTGCTGGCGCCCCACGCCGAGCTGCTGCGCGGCAAGGGCCTGGTCAGCCTCACGAAAGGCATCGAAGCGCACACCTTCAAGCTGATGAGCCAGATCCTCGAAGAGATCGCGCCTGAGGCGCGTATCGGTGTGCTGTCGGGCCCCAACCTGGCACGCGAGATCGCCGAGCATGCGCTGACTGCCACCGTGGTGGCCAGCGAGGACGAAGCACTGTGCAGGCAGGTGCAGGAAGTGCTGCATGGCCGCACGTTCCGTGTCTATGCCAGCACTGATCGCTTTGGTGTCGAGCTGGGCGGCGCGCTGAAGAACGTCTACGCCATCATCGCCGGCATGGCCGTGGCGCTGGGGATGGGCGAGAACACCAAAAGCATGCTGATCACCCGTGCCCTGGCGGAGATGACCCGTTTCGCCGTGAGCCAGGGCGCCAACCCCATGACCTTCCTGGGCCTGGCCGGCGTCGGTGACCTGATCGTCACCTGTTCCTCGCCCAAGAGCCGCAACTACCAGGTCGGCCATGCCCTGGGTCAGGGGCTGACGCTCGAAGAGGCGGTGAGTCGCCTGGGCGAGGTGGCCGAAGGCGTCAACACGCTGAAGGTGCTCAAGGCCAAGGCCCAGGAAGTGCAGGTTTACATGCCGTTGGTGGCGGGCCTGCATGCGATCCTGTTCGAAGGCCGCACGCTCAACCAGGTGATCGAACACCTGATGCGTGCCGAACCCAAGACCGACGTCGATTTCATTTCCACCAGTGGTTTCAATTGA
- a CDS encoding TonB-dependent receptor plug domain-containing protein, with protein MFPGTPPYPRLLLLTALLGGPAMADDLFIDNQDLPQVLTATRLKQSPAAVPGSMTVLDNELIRASGARDIPELLRLVPGMMIGYGAGNQPTVNYHGSNVSDARRMQVLIDGRSVYRAGLATVDWSDIPVAMEDIERIEVFRGPNTVSYGANALMAVVNILTRNPADSHGTRVKMTRGQDGINDYYTSQGFGWDSGDLRLSLSGQQDDGFDEDQFGRDYRDSRRANRININAVHSLAPNQTLDWQLAAKEGSNQRPYTYQPVFGNYRAGDNADVNAKDYAGSVRWNIDFDPEHSLYIQGSAQHFDRQQVWGACDAAIAFSPELTQMWRLDPNFTEKVARNLYTGNLPTTSDPTLATLMGQVRDQWSNGGRNTICGDVDQSTRETRYDLEIQDTLSLTDSLRLVSGLNYRYDRADSQTYFNGSLDDQTWRLFGQLEWRADEHWILQGGAMYEHSQLSGNSLTPRVAVNYLITPRHGLRAVYSEAIRSPDMFENNVNWSYTVKNLTPNRYGLQNGEYFVKTRGPGNLDQERMRSRELGYNGYFTDLDLSMDVKLFYDEITGMISEPLKNNQFIASNANKARFTGSEAQFDWRATQRDRLRVTYAYVDAWASNPNDRRLSARNSGSAGWLREWGRGWSSALFYYGDDALNQYRYERVDLRLAKRFKVQGSNLELAALWQQRLDDEPVTLEQNRYDSRHRLSVSAELEF; from the coding sequence GTGTTCCCTGGCACGCCCCCTTATCCGCGCCTGTTGCTGCTGACCGCCCTGCTTGGCGGCCCGGCCATGGCCGACGATCTGTTCATCGACAACCAGGACCTGCCCCAGGTTCTGACCGCCACGCGCCTCAAGCAATCCCCGGCCGCGGTGCCCGGCAGCATGACCGTGCTCGACAACGAGCTGATCCGCGCCAGCGGCGCCCGTGATATCCCCGAGCTGCTGCGCCTGGTGCCCGGCATGATGATCGGCTACGGCGCCGGCAACCAGCCGACGGTCAACTACCACGGCAGCAACGTCAGCGACGCCCGGCGCATGCAGGTGCTGATCGACGGCCGCTCGGTGTACCGCGCGGGCCTGGCCACGGTGGACTGGAGCGACATTCCCGTGGCCATGGAGGACATCGAGCGCATCGAAGTGTTCCGTGGCCCCAACACCGTCAGCTACGGCGCCAACGCACTGATGGCGGTGGTCAACATCCTCACCCGCAACCCCGCCGACAGCCATGGCACCCGGGTGAAGATGACGCGCGGCCAGGACGGGATCAACGATTACTACACCAGCCAGGGCTTTGGCTGGGACAGTGGCGACCTGCGCTTGTCGCTGTCGGGCCAGCAGGACGACGGCTTCGACGAAGACCAGTTCGGCCGCGACTACCGCGACAGCCGCCGGGCCAACCGCATCAACATCAATGCCGTGCACAGCCTGGCACCGAACCAGACGCTGGATTGGCAACTGGCGGCGAAGGAAGGCAGCAACCAGCGGCCGTATACGTATCAACCTGTGTTCGGCAACTACCGGGCCGGCGACAATGCCGACGTCAACGCCAAGGACTATGCCGGCTCGGTGCGCTGGAACATTGACTTTGACCCAGAGCACAGCCTGTACATCCAAGGCTCGGCCCAGCACTTCGACCGCCAACAGGTGTGGGGGGCCTGCGATGCCGCCATCGCCTTCAGCCCGGAGCTGACCCAGATGTGGCGACTGGACCCTAACTTCACGGAAAAGGTCGCGCGCAACCTGTACACCGGCAACCTGCCCACCACCAGCGACCCGACGCTCGCCACGCTGATGGGCCAGGTACGGGACCAGTGGTCCAACGGCGGTCGCAACACCATCTGCGGCGACGTCGACCAGAGCACCCGCGAAACCCGCTACGACCTGGAGATCCAGGACACCCTGAGCCTGACCGACAGCCTGCGCCTGGTCAGCGGCCTGAACTACCGCTACGACCGCGCCGACTCGCAGACCTATTTCAACGGCAGCCTCGATGACCAGACCTGGCGCCTGTTCGGCCAGCTCGAATGGCGTGCCGACGAACACTGGATCCTCCAGGGTGGGGCGATGTACGAGCACTCGCAACTGTCGGGCAACTCGCTCACCCCACGGGTCGCGGTGAACTACCTGATCACCCCCCGCCACGGTTTGCGCGCGGTGTACTCCGAGGCGATCCGCTCGCCGGACATGTTCGAGAACAACGTCAACTGGAGCTACACGGTCAAGAACCTCACGCCCAACCGCTACGGCCTGCAGAACGGCGAATACTTCGTCAAGACCCGCGGCCCCGGCAACCTCGACCAGGAGCGCATGCGCTCGCGCGAACTGGGCTACAACGGCTACTTCACCGACCTCGACCTGAGCATGGACGTAAAGCTGTTCTACGACGAGATCACCGGGATGATCAGCGAACCGTTGAAGAACAACCAGTTCATCGCCAGCAACGCCAACAAGGCACGCTTCACCGGCAGCGAGGCGCAGTTCGACTGGCGCGCCACCCAGCGCGACCGCCTGCGCGTCACCTACGCCTACGTCGATGCCTGGGCCAGCAACCCCAACGACCGGCGCCTGAGCGCACGCAACAGCGGTTCGGCCGGCTGGCTGCGCGAATGGGGGCGGGGTTGGTCCAGCGCGCTGTTCTATTACGGGGACGACGCGCTCAACCAGTACCGCTATGAGCGTGTCGACCTGCGCCTGGCCAAGCGCTTCAAGGTCCAGGGCAGCAACCTGGAGCTGGCCGCCCTTTGGCAACAGCGCCTGGATGACGAGCCGGTCACGCTGGAGCAGAACCGCTACGACAGCCGCCACCGCCTGAGCGTCAGCGCGGAGCTGGAGTTCTGA
- a CDS encoding ABC transporter substrate-binding protein, translating to MIGLLRLLLLCLLPLGSLSASEILLVGAEDQPGIRSFAAALEKRRPQDQVRFQTVAQMPRPGQLRGDTRLILLDGPALEWRLGESAGPPALALRVSRVQAEQRLGASRPAFLSLLWSDPPLSRQLRLARYLLPQARRIGVLYGEHSRFLLDELRQAATAQGLEIVAQDWPDLRDSRPLQHLLGNSDVLLGLDDPELYNSKSAKNVLLSSYARQMALIGPNVGFVRAGALASTFSDQDDWLTVLGQLLDQPPARWPRSLYPTHFGVSGNQQVARALGLEAIDPDAAALAVAEGETTP from the coding sequence ATGATCGGCCTGCTGCGCTTGCTGCTGCTCTGCCTGCTGCCACTGGGATCGCTGTCCGCCAGCGAGATCCTGCTGGTGGGCGCGGAAGATCAGCCCGGCATCCGCAGCTTCGCCGCGGCCCTGGAAAAACGCCGGCCGCAGGACCAGGTACGCTTCCAGACCGTGGCGCAGATGCCACGTCCTGGCCAACTGAGGGGCGACACCCGGTTGATCCTGCTTGATGGCCCGGCACTGGAGTGGCGCCTGGGCGAAAGCGCCGGGCCGCCTGCGCTGGCCCTGCGGGTCAGCCGGGTTCAGGCCGAACAACGCCTGGGAGCCTCACGCCCGGCTTTTCTCAGCCTGCTATGGAGCGATCCGCCGCTCTCGCGGCAACTGCGCCTGGCCCGCTACCTGTTGCCGCAAGCACGGCGGATCGGTGTGCTGTACGGTGAACACAGCCGCTTCCTGCTCGATGAACTGCGCCAGGCCGCCACGGCGCAAGGGTTGGAGATCGTCGCCCAGGACTGGCCCGACCTGCGCGACAGCCGTCCGCTGCAGCACCTGCTGGGCAACAGCGATGTCCTGCTCGGGCTCGACGACCCTGAACTGTACAATTCAAAATCCGCGAAGAACGTGCTGCTCAGCAGCTATGCACGGCAGATGGCCTTGATCGGCCCAAATGTGGGCTTCGTGCGCGCCGGCGCCCTGGCCAGCACCTTCAGTGACCAGGATGACTGGTTGACTGTGCTCGGGCAGCTGCTCGACCAACCGCCGGCCCGCTGGCCGCGTAGCCTCTATCCCACCCACTTCGGCGTCAGCGGCAACCAGCAGGTCGCCCGCGCC